From a region of the Arachis ipaensis cultivar K30076 chromosome B09, Araip1.1, whole genome shotgun sequence genome:
- the LOC107617316 gene encoding chalcone--flavonone isomerase 2, with the protein MVLPSSFTAVQVENVTFPATAKAPGSDKSFFLGGAGVRGLQIDDKFVKFTAIAVYLQDNAVPSLALKWNGKTPTELTESVDFFRDIVTGPFEKFMQVTMILPLTGQQYSQKVSENCVAIWKHLGIYTDQEANAIDKFLSVFKDQNFPPDSSILFTLLPNGSLVIGFSKDGSIPEAGTAVIENKLLSEAVLESMIGKHGVSPAAKQSLATRLYELFKQSGHNDTADKKLHDSDTDHGLHHTKNGNSVAEDVAEKLP; encoded by the exons ATGGTCCTACCCTCCTCCTTCACCGCCGTACAAGTCGAGAATGTCACGTTTCCGGCCACCGCCAAAGCTCCAGGCTCCGACAAGAGCTTCTTCCTTGGCGGAGCAGGAGTCAGGGGCCTCCAAATCGACGACAAATTCGTCAAGTTCACCGCCATTGCTGTTTACCTCCAGGATAACGCCGTTCCCTCACTCGCCCTCAAATGGAACGGTAAGACCCCGACCGAGTTAACGGAATCCGTCGACTTCTTCAGAGACATCGTTACAG GTCCGTTTGAGAAATTTATGCAGGTAACCATGATCTTGCCTTTGACGGGTCAACAATACTCCCAGAAAGTCTCTGAAAATTGCGTCGCTATTTGGAAGCATCTTGGAATTTACACCGACCAAGAAGCcaatgccattgacaagtttctTTCCGTTTTCAAAGATCAGAATTTCCCTCCAGATTCCTCTATTCTTTTCACACTATTACCCAACGGATCTCTAGTG ATTGGTTTTTCTAAAGATGGATCTATTCCAGAAGCCGGAACTGCAGTGATTGAGAATAAACTACTCTCAGAAGCTGTGCTTGAATCAATGATTGGAAAGCATGGTGTTTCCCCTGCTGCAAAACAGAGTTTGGCCACCAGATTATATGAGTTATTCAAACAGAGTGGTCATAATGATACTGCTGATAAAAAATTGCATGATTCTGATACTGATCATGGATTACATCACACGAAAAATGGAAATTCGGTTGCCGAAGATGTAGCAGAAAAATTACCTTAG